Proteins encoded within one genomic window of Candidatus Giovannonibacteria bacterium:
- the rfbB gene encoding dTDP-glucose 4,6-dehydratase → MRFLVTGGCGFMGSNFIHYVLDNFPESAVINLDLLTYAGNEENLRGVPPSRYRFVKGDICDTELVKKLMRESDFVVNFAAESHVDRSIHSDADDFVHTNVVGVHSLLKALRGSPNVKKMVHISTDEVWGDLHFKSQEKFTEESPLRPSSPYAASKAAGEMLVRAYHKTYGLPVVISRSVNNFGPRQHPEKVIPFFAMLAMDNKPLPIHGSGLNVRSWIHVDDHTRAVLALLEKAPSGEIYGVSADEECSNMDIAGKILRILNKRENLVTFVEDRPANDRRYAVNPSKLLALGWRPQRSLDSHIPVTIDWYKENQTWLSSVARKYESTSEEMRRSSADIRKRALAGSPARSLSIFFPCLNEKGTIATMVLEGRKTAVSLTDDFEIIVVDDGSTDGSRELLLELQKSVPELKLVFREKRGYGAALRNGFKAATKELVFYTDGDGQYDVSELPMLWNKLTNEVDIVNGYKIKRADPLYRIIIGFIYQHVTRWAFWLPIRDPDCDFRLIRRKVFDTVELKSDTGTITIEIVKRIQQAGFRFVEVGVSHYNRTYGSSQFFNFRRIVVTLWRLAFLWVELIIFSGRRKNHG, encoded by the coding sequence ATGAGATTTCTTGTAACCGGAGGGTGCGGATTTATGGGGTCAAATTTTATCCATTATGTTTTGGATAATTTCCCCGAGAGCGCTGTCATAAATCTTGACCTCTTGACGTACGCCGGAAACGAGGAAAATCTTCGCGGCGTCCCGCCATCCAGATACCGGTTTGTGAAAGGTGACATTTGCGACACGGAGCTCGTAAAAAAGCTGATGCGGGAATCCGACTTCGTCGTAAACTTCGCCGCCGAGAGTCATGTGGACAGGTCAATCCATTCCGACGCCGACGATTTTGTCCATACCAATGTCGTAGGAGTCCACTCGCTTTTGAAAGCGTTGAGGGGCTCGCCTAACGTTAAAAAGATGGTTCATATCTCGACGGACGAAGTCTGGGGCGATTTGCATTTTAAGTCGCAGGAGAAGTTTACCGAAGAGTCGCCGCTTAGGCCGAGTTCTCCGTACGCCGCTTCCAAGGCCGCCGGCGAAATGCTTGTGCGTGCTTATCATAAAACCTATGGCCTGCCGGTGGTCATTTCGCGTTCGGTCAACAATTTCGGGCCGAGGCAGCATCCGGAAAAAGTGATTCCGTTTTTCGCCATGCTGGCAATGGACAACAAGCCCCTGCCGATTCACGGCAGCGGTTTAAATGTGCGGTCGTGGATTCACGTAGACGACCACACCCGCGCCGTCCTCGCTCTTTTGGAAAAAGCTCCCTCGGGGGAGATATACGGCGTTTCCGCAGATGAAGAGTGCTCAAACATGGATATTGCCGGAAAAATATTGAGAATTTTAAACAAGCGGGAAAACCTGGTTACTTTCGTTGAAGACCGTCCGGCAAATGACAGGAGGTATGCGGTTAATCCGTCAAAGCTGCTCGCTTTAGGATGGCGCCCCCAGCGTTCGCTGGACAGCCACATCCCGGTGACCATTGATTGGTATAAAGAAAATCAGACATGGCTTAGTAGTGTTGCCAGGAAGTATGAAAGCACGAGCGAAGAGATGCGGCGTTCGTCCGCAGATATCAGAAAAAGGGCGCTTGCTGGTTCGCCCGCCAGATCTCTTTCAATTTTTTTCCCGTGCCTTAACGAGAAAGGGACAATCGCCACAATGGTTTTGGAAGGCAGAAAAACCGCCGTGTCGCTCACGGACGATTTTGAAATTATTGTCGTAGACGATGGCTCCACCGACGGCAGCCGCGAGCTTCTTTTGGAGCTTCAAAAGAGCGTTCCGGAATTAAAATTAGTTTTTCGCGAAAAGAGGGGTTACGGCGCGGCGCTTAGAAATGGATTTAAGGCGGCAACAAAAGAGCTTGTTTTTTATACCGATGGCGACGGGCAATATGACGTGAGTGAATTACCGATGCTGTGGAATAAATTAACCAACGAAGTAGATATTGTAAATGGCTACAAAATTAAACGAGCCGACCCGTTGTACCGCATTATCATTGGTTTTATTTATCAGCATGTTACAAGATGGGCGTTTTGGTTGCCAATTAGAGACCCTGATTGCGACTTCCGCTTAATTCGCAGAAAAGTGTTTGACACGGTTGAGCTTAAAAGCGATACCGGCACCATAACTATTGAGATTGTAAAAAGAATTCAGCAAGCCGGCTTCCGTTTTGTTGAAGTTGGAGTTTCGCATTACAACCGCACATATGGAAGTTCTCAATTTTTTAACTTCCGTAGGATCGTTGTCACATTATGGCGTTTGGCTTTTTTGTGGGTGGAGCTGATTATATTTTCGGGCAGACGAAAAAATCATGGATGA
- a CDS encoding FdtA/QdtA family cupin domain-containing protein, with protein MDEIILKSVKGPVGELHAGKIYEQIPFAIKEFYVIQNVPNRQIARGMHAHKKREQVIFCLQGSFTLHMDDGNKKWSVVMNDPARGMRLKKRVWHSMTDFSKDCIMLVVADDFEDASDYIRDYDEFLKFVKT; from the coding sequence ATGGATGAAATCATATTAAAATCGGTTAAGGGGCCGGTTGGCGAGCTACACGCAGGCAAGATCTACGAGCAAATACCGTTTGCCATAAAAGAGTTTTACGTTATACAGAATGTCCCCAATCGGCAGATTGCGCGCGGGATGCACGCGCATAAAAAACGGGAGCAGGTAATTTTTTGCCTGCAGGGCTCATTCACGCTCCATATGGATGACGGAAACAAAAAATGGAGCGTTGTAATGAATGACCCGGCGCGCGGCATGCGGCTTAAAAAAAGAGTGTGGCATTCAATGACGGATTTTTCCAAGGACTGCATTATGCTTGTCGTGGCAGACGATTTTGAAGACGCAAGCGATTACATCAGGGATTACGACGAGTTTTTGAAGTTTGTAAAAACATGA
- a CDS encoding class I SAM-dependent methyltransferase, with the protein MNQARCTICGNAANNLTKDAELFIYECSLCSHVFAVIPADQQKKYNHDYFTKEHENWFKNPNTKLFRFIAGQINAHFGQKNIALLDVGCGNGDFLKFFYRHRGNSTLCGIDVARLFEDANISFLHGDFNTMELKQNFDVVTSLMAIEHIENPVLFTKKIFSALERDGMAVVATINSNGLIYRLAGLLKALGIRGPYERLYDHAHLQHYTNASLKKLLENCGFEVLLQRNHNFPLAALDVPKSNVVLETVYRAGVAAIFTLTSVFGGGMDQTIICRKAP; encoded by the coding sequence ATGAATCAAGCCAGATGCACAATATGCGGCAACGCTGCCAATAATCTGACTAAAGATGCCGAGCTTTTTATTTACGAGTGCTCTTTGTGTAGCCATGTGTTTGCTGTTATACCTGCGGACCAGCAAAAAAAATATAATCATGATTATTTTACCAAAGAACACGAGAACTGGTTTAAAAATCCGAACACGAAACTTTTTCGCTTTATAGCCGGTCAAATCAATGCGCATTTTGGTCAGAAAAATATTGCGCTTTTGGATGTTGGCTGCGGCAACGGAGATTTTCTAAAATTTTTTTACCGGCACCGCGGCAATTCAACGTTATGCGGCATAGACGTTGCTCGGCTTTTTGAAGACGCAAACATTTCTTTTTTACATGGCGATTTTAATACGATGGAGCTCAAGCAAAATTTTGACGTTGTTACCAGTCTGATGGCTATTGAGCATATAGAGAATCCTGTTTTATTTACTAAAAAGATTTTCAGCGCTTTGGAGCGCGATGGCATGGCTGTTGTGGCGACTATCAACAGCAACGGCCTAATTTATCGTTTAGCCGGCTTATTGAAGGCGCTGGGCATTCGAGGCCCGTACGAAAGGCTTTATGACCACGCGCATCTGCAGCATTATACAAACGCGTCTTTGAAAAAACTTTTGGAAAACTGCGGATTTGAAGTTCTTTTGCAAAGAAATCATAATTTCCCGCTAGCCGCCTTAGATGTGCCCAAAAGCAATGTAGTTTTAGAAACCGTTTATCGCGCCGGAGTAGCCGCTATTTTTACGCTTACCTCGGTTTTCGGCGGAGGCATGGACCAGACCATAATTTGTAGAAAGGCCCCATGA
- a CDS encoding class I SAM-dependent methyltransferase produces the protein MIQFFDFHKNYYTGIKGVYFRRILKKIIKIGDLSSKRVLDFGCGRGELKKLLPSVVGYDILPDLSDVADWRSVKFDTVVANEVFYLFSKKELEIFLDELYKCNPKAELIVGISRQSILNNIAKYLGDVKDAYAGTKLSPSEELAVLKDRMNVIDKKTVWFMCNIYLLRFKHL, from the coding sequence ATGATTCAATTTTTTGACTTTCACAAAAATTATTACACGGGAATAAAAGGCGTATATTTTCGTAGAATTTTAAAAAAAATAATAAAAATAGGTGATTTGAGCAGTAAACGGGTGCTTGATTTCGGCTGCGGGAGGGGCGAACTAAAAAAACTTTTGCCGAGCGTTGTGGGCTACGACATTTTGCCTGATTTGAGCGACGTAGCGGACTGGAGAAGCGTTAAATTTGACACGGTGGTGGCGAACGAAGTATTCTATCTTTTTTCCAAAAAAGAGCTTGAGATTTTTTTAGACGAACTTTATAAATGCAATCCCAAAGCAGAATTGATTGTCGGTATCAGCAGGCAGAGTATTTTAAACAACATCGCCAAATATCTCGGCGACGTAAAAGACGCTTATGCTGGGACTAAGCTTTCGCCGAGCGAGGAATTGGCTGTCTTGAAAGACAGAATGAATGTGATTGACAAAAAAACTGTATGGTTTATGTGTAATATATACTTACTTCGTTTTAAACATTTGTAG
- a CDS encoding DegT/DnrJ/EryC1/StrS family aminotransferase, with the protein MIKFVDFTREYISIKSEIDAAIKKVLRRGVFILGPEVENFEKKFAKYCGVRYAVGVASGTDALYLSLLALGIGRGDEVIVPVNTALATAMAVKMSGAKPVFCDSDENFLIDIDKIPALINKKTKALIPVHLYGRACNMDKLRVVAKKHKLFLIEDCAQAAGAKWRGKKAGGWGDFSCFSFYPTKNLGAYGDGGAVTTNSEDHYKKLRALRFYGAHDRITSAMFGINSRLDEKQAAILSVKLKYLDNWNKKRASLADLYRKLITNKNITLPAANSGEHVYHLFVARAKNRDALMNVLKKKSVQTMIHYPLLLHEQPVFNYKGKFANAEKYSKEIFSLPIHPFLKKEEVARIAKILNA; encoded by the coding sequence ATGATTAAATTCGTAGATTTTACAAGAGAATACATATCTATAAAGAGCGAAATAGACGCCGCTATCAAGAAAGTCTTGCGGCGCGGAGTTTTCATTTTGGGTCCGGAGGTGGAAAATTTTGAAAAAAAATTCGCGAAATATTGCGGCGTCCGATACGCCGTGGGAGTCGCGTCCGGCACGGACGCGCTCTATTTGAGCTTGCTGGCTTTGGGTATTGGGCGAGGAGATGAGGTGATTGTGCCGGTAAATACCGCTTTGGCGACTGCTATGGCCGTTAAGATGAGCGGAGCCAAGCCGGTTTTTTGCGACTCTGATGAAAATTTTTTGATAGACATAGACAAAATCCCGGCGCTTATAAATAAAAAAACAAAAGCGCTTATCCCAGTGCATCTTTACGGCAGGGCGTGCAATATGGATAAATTAAGAGTCGTCGCAAAAAAACACAAACTATTTTTAATAGAAGATTGCGCGCAGGCGGCTGGGGCAAAATGGCGCGGCAAAAAAGCCGGCGGCTGGGGGGATTTTAGCTGCTTTAGTTTTTATCCGACAAAGAATTTGGGCGCTTACGGGGATGGGGGAGCCGTAACAACAAATAGCGAAGACCATTATAAAAAATTACGGGCATTGCGCTTTTACGGGGCGCACGACCGGATAACCAGCGCGATGTTCGGCATAAACAGCCGTTTGGACGAAAAGCAGGCCGCGATTTTGAGCGTTAAGTTGAAATATCTGGATAACTGGAACAAAAAAAGAGCGTCCCTGGCCGATCTTTATAGAAAACTGATTACTAATAAAAATATTACTTTGCCTGCGGCAAATTCTGGCGAACACGTCTATCATTTATTCGTCGCGCGCGCGAAAAACCGCGACGCTCTGATGAACGTGCTGAAAAAGAAAAGCGTTCAAACTATGATTCACTATCCGCTTCTTCTTCATGAGCAGCCGGTTTTTAATTACAAAGGCAAATTTGCCAACGCCGAAAAATATTCCAAAGAAATTTTTTCTTTGCCTATTCATCCGTTTTTGAAAAAAGAAGAAGTAGCGCGGATAGCCAAAATTTTAAATGCGTGA
- a CDS encoding methyltransferase domain-containing protein, whose protein sequence is MQSGRETIVIVGYGWVGQANALALTRMGHEVFYYDIAPPVLRYADKHAELYERIKPLGEVLEKDGENTWYIVAVGDRVLEDGSQDITLIKKTLDALKPARGRIILRSTVLSQNLEKLNFDFYVPEFLHERHAVEECLNPYYFVLGKRGNIDEPNFLMDWRLRAKKVFKGTPKQASYIKYLSNLWNAARVAFINEFGDLARDEAVIDFVFEKKNYLRYGQAFGGHCLPKDLLAFWSAHAADKNVELLRAAYLSNELHKKSEAEQGPLPEWFSSWEEERRALGEMRTGAFLWNKFNLAPPVQAARRRLRFLVNIASRLTPKRSLGNVKEIWNDLARKNARYFTNTKTPSGRDVNEFELRETGLADYEKYVAEDTLLAPVLRNPPAGPDGTVGAGGQNQSSVLEVGCGLGRMTEFFPRHFAKTSAIDISDIMVESAKKRVADAKNIDFKISDGKTIAFPDNHFNLVFSYQTLQHIPAREILAEKFTEIYRTLKPGGMAKLHLRTGRGPYKWHWAYGVSVTPVETKGLAETAGFKFIKHEIENPKSLWVWLAK, encoded by the coding sequence ATGCAGAGCGGCAGGGAAACTATCGTAATCGTTGGCTATGGCTGGGTGGGGCAGGCAAACGCCTTGGCGCTTACTCGGATGGGACACGAGGTTTTTTACTATGACATCGCGCCGCCTGTTTTGAGATATGCGGATAAGCACGCCGAGCTTTATGAAAGAATAAAACCGCTCGGAGAAGTTTTAGAAAAAGACGGCGAAAACACTTGGTATATTGTCGCCGTGGGAGACAGGGTGCTGGAAGACGGCTCGCAGGATATAACGCTTATAAAAAAAACCTTGGACGCGTTGAAACCGGCGCGCGGCAGAATAATTTTGCGCTCAACCGTTTTGTCGCAAAATTTGGAGAAGCTCAATTTTGATTTTTATGTTCCGGAATTTTTGCACGAACGCCACGCGGTTGAAGAATGCTTGAACCCGTATTATTTTGTTTTGGGCAAGCGAGGCAATATAGATGAACCAAATTTTTTGATGGACTGGCGGCTCCGGGCTAAAAAAGTTTTTAAAGGCACCCCCAAGCAGGCGTCCTACATCAAATATCTCTCCAATCTTTGGAACGCGGCCAGAGTCGCTTTTATAAATGAATTCGGTGACTTGGCGCGGGACGAGGCGGTTATTGATTTTGTTTTTGAGAAAAAAAATTATTTGAGATATGGACAGGCGTTCGGCGGGCATTGCCTGCCCAAGGACCTTTTGGCGTTCTGGAGCGCGCACGCGGCGGATAAGAATGTAGAGCTCCTTCGCGCGGCTTATTTAAGCAATGAGCTCCACAAAAAAAGCGAGGCGGAGCAGGGCCCTTTGCCGGAATGGTTTTCGTCTTGGGAGGAGGAGCGGCGGGCGCTCGGCGAGATGCGCACGGGGGCTTTTTTGTGGAATAAATTTAATTTAGCGCCGCCGGTTCAGGCGGCGCGGAGGAGATTAAGGTTTTTGGTGAATATCGCCTCGCGCCTTACTCCGAAGAGGTCGTTGGGAAACGTTAAAGAGATTTGGAATGATTTGGCGCGCAAAAACGCCAGATATTTCACGAACACCAAAACGCCGAGCGGCCGGGACGTAAATGAATTTGAGCTTCGGGAAACTGGTTTGGCGGATTATGAAAAATATGTCGCCGAGGATACTTTGCTCGCGCCGGTTTTGCGCAATCCGCCAGCTGGCCCCGACGGCACCGTCGGGGCTGGCGGACAAAATCAGTCAAGCGTTCTGGAGGTCGGCTGCGGGCTTGGGAGAATGACGGAATTTTTTCCGCGGCATTTTGCCAAAACTTCGGCTATTGATATCTCGGATATTATGGTGGAAAGCGCCAAAAAAAGGGTGGCGGACGCGAAAAACATAGATTTTAAAATTTCTGACGGCAAAACCATTGCCTTTCCGGACAATCATTTTAATTTGGTTTTTTCATACCAGACGCTTCAGCATATCCCCGCGCGCGAAATTTTGGCTGAAAAATTTACAGAAATTTATCGGACATTGAAGCCCGGCGGGATGGCGAAACTGCATCTTCGCACTGGGCGTGGCCCCTACAAATGGCACTGGGCGTACGGCGTTTCGGTAACGCCCGTTGAAACAAAAGGGCTTGCCGAAACCGCCGGTTTTAAATTTATCAAGCACGAAATAGAAAACCCAAAAAGCTTATGGGTTTGGCTTGCTAAATAA
- a CDS encoding GDP-mannose 4,6-dehydratase: protein MKKILITGGAGFIGCHLSRHLLDTHKEDLELVLVDNLQRGTMDEDFKKVLEDKRVTFLNLDLTDLASYAKLGAGYDHVYHLAAINGTKLFYEIPQEVLRINALSLIYMLEWFKKHSAQGKFCFTSSNEAYASALSAFGKLPIPTPEKVPLVIDDPYNARWSYASTKLVGELFVIHYAKAYNFRALIVRPHNFYGPRAGYHGHVIPDFSERIAAKVDPFPIFGADETRTFCYISDAVRAMRMLMDSPKTDGQPIETVHIGDFHEITMKGLAEKLFEITGWKPEKLDIKTAPPGSVRRRLADVSKLQALTGWKPEVSLEDGLKHTYDWYLANPKKG, encoded by the coding sequence ATGAAAAAAATACTGATAACCGGAGGGGCGGGGTTTATTGGATGCCATTTATCCAGGCACCTATTGGACACGCATAAAGAGGATTTAGAGCTGGTTTTAGTTGACAATCTCCAGCGTGGGACAATGGATGAGGATTTTAAGAAGGTTTTGGAAGACAAACGGGTAACGTTTCTGAATCTTGACCTTACCGATCTTGCCTCTTACGCCAAGCTGGGCGCGGGATATGACCACGTCTATCATCTGGCGGCGATTAACGGAACAAAGCTTTTTTACGAAATCCCGCAGGAGGTTTTGCGCATAAACGCGCTCTCGCTTATCTATATGCTGGAATGGTTCAAAAAGCATAGTGCTCAAGGCAAGTTTTGTTTTACTTCGTCAAACGAAGCATACGCAAGCGCCCTCTCCGCTTTCGGGAAGCTTCCGATTCCTACGCCGGAGAAAGTTCCTTTGGTGATTGACGATCCCTACAACGCGCGCTGGTCGTACGCTTCCACCAAGCTAGTGGGTGAATTGTTTGTGATTCACTACGCCAAGGCGTACAACTTCCGGGCGCTTATCGTGCGGCCGCATAACTTTTATGGTCCGCGCGCTGGGTATCATGGCCACGTCATACCTGATTTTTCAGAAAGAATCGCGGCTAAAGTTGACCCATTTCCGATTTTCGGCGCGGATGAGACGAGGACATTTTGCTATATCTCTGACGCCGTGCGGGCTATGCGGATGCTGATGGATTCTCCAAAAACCGACGGCCAGCCGATAGAGACCGTGCATATCGGAGATTTCCATGAAATCACAATGAAGGGACTCGCGGAAAAGTTGTTTGAAATCACCGGCTGGAAGCCGGAAAAATTGGATATCAAAACCGCGCCTCCCGGAAGCGTCCGGCGCCGCCTGGCGGACGTTTCCAAACTTCAAGCCCTTACCGGCTGGAAGCCGGAAGTTTCGCTGGAAGACGGCCTCAAACACACCTACGACTGGTATTTAGCGAATCCGAAAAAAGGATAA
- a CDS encoding Dabb family protein encodes MQRALWHVVLISFKEYSTAVKRQEVYDRYQTLDQDCGGKEAGILFWKVDWNLDLRKNFHLVEIGIFESNEAFQAYRKHPKHVELTNILKNIADWRAGDIHYPAFLGKTTESSCPRCGEAMIKTRLYDPDGEIPLRDIVKIKGEDWVCVRCNNK; translated from the coding sequence ATGCAAAGAGCTCTATGGCACGTAGTTTTGATTTCATTTAAAGAGTACTCTACGGCGGTGAAGAGACAAGAGGTCTATGATCGCTACCAGACATTAGATCAAGATTGCGGCGGCAAAGAAGCAGGAATCCTCTTCTGGAAAGTGGACTGGAACCTCGACCTGCGAAAGAATTTTCATCTCGTTGAAATCGGTATTTTTGAGAGCAACGAGGCATTCCAAGCTTATAGAAAACACCCTAAACACGTTGAGCTTACCAACATCTTGAAAAATATCGCCGACTGGCGGGCTGGTGATATTCACTACCCTGCATTTCTCGGCAAGACAACGGAAAGTTCCTGCCCCAGATGCGGCGAGGCGATGATAAAAACACGGCTCTACGATCCGGATGGGGAAATCCCGCTTCGGGACATAGTCAAAATAAAAGGAGAAGACTGGGTCTGCGTCCGGTGCAATAACAAATAG
- a CDS encoding DegT/DnrJ/EryC1/StrS family aminotransferase has protein sequence MENKKIPWWQPRVEKEDYEFIKRALDTNFINEGPLTEEFEKKIAYFVGAKHAVATTSGTAAIFLSLKAVGVGHEDEVIVPDATFIATANAVELTGAKPVLVDIDPKTLTVSVEAVKKAITPKTKAIIPVHVTGRVADMEAILDIAKKNNIFVVEDAAEALGSKHSASGGGKYLGTFGDAGCFSFAANKTLATGQGGMIVTNSDEILKKLRPLKDQGRPVRGTGGDDLHDTIGYNFRMTDLQAAVGLGQFAHLSERFARMKRNYELYAENLKDVKEIKIFPSTSEEMPQWTDIMTDKRDELEKYLREKNIDCRKYWHPIHRQTPYKLPDDNFPVSTELLPKSLWLPSAFTLTDEDILRVCDEIKKFFAK, from the coding sequence ATGGAAAATAAAAAAATCCCCTGGTGGCAGCCGCGGGTTGAAAAAGAGGACTACGAATTCATCAAGCGAGCGCTGGACACCAATTTTATAAACGAAGGCCCGCTTACGGAGGAATTTGAAAAGAAAATCGCTTATTTCGTTGGCGCGAAACACGCCGTAGCGACGACCAGCGGCACAGCGGCCATTTTTTTGTCTTTAAAAGCCGTCGGCGTCGGGCATGAGGACGAAGTCATCGTGCCTGACGCGACTTTTATCGCAACCGCAAACGCCGTGGAGCTCACAGGCGCGAAACCGGTATTAGTTGACATTGACCCAAAAACGCTTACGGTGAGCGTTGAGGCCGTAAAAAAAGCCATAACGCCCAAAACCAAAGCGATAATCCCGGTGCATGTTACCGGAAGAGTCGCCGACATGGAAGCCATTTTGGACATCGCCAAAAAAAATAATATTTTCGTGGTGGAAGACGCTGCCGAAGCGCTCGGCTCAAAACATTCCGCCTCCGGCGGAGGGAAATATTTGGGCACGTTCGGAGATGCCGGATGTTTTTCTTTCGCCGCCAACAAAACCTTAGCCACCGGGCAGGGCGGGATGATTGTGACGAACAGCGATGAAATTTTAAAAAAATTGCGCCCGCTGAAAGATCAAGGCCGCCCGGTCCGCGGCACGGGAGGGGACGACCTGCATGATACAATCGGCTACAATTTCCGCATGACTGATTTGCAGGCTGCCGTAGGACTTGGGCAGTTCGCGCATCTTTCGGAAAGATTCGCAAGGATGAAGAGAAATTACGAGCTTTACGCGGAAAACTTAAAAGATGTTAAAGAAATAAAAATTTTTCCGTCCACGAGTGAAGAAATGCCGCAATGGACGGATATTATGACGGACAAACGAGACGAACTTGAAAAATATCTTCGCGAAAAAAATATTGATTGCAGAAAATACTGGCATCCTATCCACAGACAAACTCCCTACAAGCTCCCTGATGACAATTTTCCGGTGAGCACCGAGCTTTTGCCGAAATCCCTCTGGCTTCCCTCGGCCTTCACGCTGACGGACGAGGATATCTTAAGAGTTTGCGACGAGATAAAAAAGTTTTTTGCGAAATAA
- a CDS encoding class I SAM-dependent methyltransferase, whose amino-acid sequence MKCQICGNKKLESVLNLGHQPIVQAYLTKQQLGKPEMTYPLNLCRCAKCGLLQLDSIIAPELVFPKNYPYRTGLTNMLIRNFRELAGSVEKKYNLSKNDLIIDIGSNDGTLLQGFKEKGVRVLGIEPTDAAKDANKRGIPTIQEYFTQSTAKKILKKYGKAKIVTATNTFAHIPNPVELTKNIKNVLAPDGVFVSESQYLMDIVEKFEFDTIYHEHLRFYSLKPLIKLFALAGMSLIDAERISAAGGSIRVYAAAGKKKMSERAKKLIRDEERAGLYDPKNWARFRTQAISAKNNLLKLLIDLKQKRAKIAGITSSARSNTLLGFTKIDSRILDYSVEKAGSPKIGLFTPGTHIPVLEENKLFKDQPDYALVLSWHIGEELMKILRKNGYKGKFIMPLPTPKIIK is encoded by the coding sequence ATGAAATGTCAAATCTGCGGAAATAAAAAACTGGAGTCGGTGCTGAATTTGGGGCATCAGCCGATTGTGCAGGCGTATCTAACAAAACAACAACTGGGCAAACCGGAAATGACTTATCCGCTCAATTTATGCCGCTGCGCGAAATGCGGGCTTTTGCAACTGGATTCAATCATTGCTCCCGAGCTCGTTTTCCCGAAAAACTATCCGTACCGCACCGGGCTTACGAATATGCTTATCAGGAATTTCCGCGAGCTCGCCGGCTCCGTGGAAAAAAAATATAATCTTTCCAAAAATGACTTAATCATAGATATCGGCTCAAACGACGGAACACTCCTTCAGGGTTTTAAAGAAAAAGGCGTGCGCGTTTTGGGGATAGAGCCGACTGACGCCGCGAAAGACGCGAATAAACGCGGCATCCCGACAATACAGGAATATTTCACACAAAGCACCGCGAAGAAAATATTAAAAAAATACGGAAAAGCGAAAATCGTCACCGCAACAAACACTTTTGCGCATATCCCAAACCCAGTTGAGCTTACAAAAAATATCAAAAACGTGCTTGCGCCGGACGGAGTGTTTGTTTCCGAATCGCAATATCTTATGGATATCGTGGAAAAATTTGAATTTGACACTATATACCATGAGCACCTGCGGTTTTATTCTCTCAAGCCCTTAATCAAGCTTTTTGCTCTCGCCGGGATGAGCTTGATTGACGCCGAGCGCATCTCCGCCGCCGGCGGGTCAATAAGGGTTTACGCGGCGGCCGGAAAAAAGAAAATGTCCGAACGCGCCAAAAAACTTATCCGCGATGAAGAGCGCGCCGGACTTTACGACCCAAAAAACTGGGCGCGATTCAGAACGCAGGCAATAAGCGCGAAAAATAATCTGCTGAAACTGCTGATTGATTTAAAACAAAAAAGGGCAAAAATAGCGGGGATAACCAGTTCCGCCCGCTCCAACACCCTTTTGGGCTTTACGAAAATAGACAGCCGGATTCTTGATTATTCCGTTGAAAAAGCCGGCTCGCCCAAAATCGGCCTCTTCACCCCCGGAACGCATATTCCCGTGCTCGAGGAAAACAAATTATTCAAAGACCAGCCGGACTACGCTTTAGTGCTTTCCTGGCACATCGGAGAAGAGCTTATGAAGATACTCCGCAAAAACGGATATAAGGGCAAATTTATAATGCCGTTGCCAACGCCAAAAATAATAAAGTAA